One genomic segment of Pandoraea sputorum includes these proteins:
- the panE gene encoding siderophore-iron reductase PanE, translating to MSERAHTLAQPFPGAAKFDLAASLPAPVRAELGPLCAGLAFGARVPDDLRPGDSVIGLADLDRHMPAMFDGVRRLVPGVEPRALMSQWSKFYFRAVAPAALAIIVVHGRTLTLDSEACGIVLRGGLPVQVRFPESSWMPQGEGDVEGDAVADPAPVRFASLLQGHLPAAMMAMQRAAGVSPRVLWSNAGNLLEFIVGEMRKVPSLSARAASDYAWLFDGDAGFGQTSDNPLYRTVRYVTPPSTAMPTPMRARRVCCLRYQLAGKGTRCDDALLCGSCPLILTMTPAQLQRQLAMQAGGAPQ from the coding sequence ATGAGCGAGCGTGCCCACACGCTGGCGCAGCCATTCCCGGGGGCTGCCAAGTTCGACCTCGCGGCGAGCCTTCCTGCCCCGGTGCGGGCCGAGCTGGGGCCGCTGTGTGCCGGGCTGGCCTTCGGCGCGCGCGTGCCCGACGACCTTCGCCCCGGCGATTCGGTCATCGGTCTGGCTGATCTCGATCGCCATATGCCCGCCATGTTCGATGGCGTTCGTCGCCTCGTGCCCGGGGTCGAGCCGCGCGCGCTCATGTCGCAGTGGAGCAAGTTCTACTTCCGGGCCGTTGCCCCGGCGGCGCTGGCGATCATCGTCGTGCATGGCCGTACGCTGACGCTCGACTCGGAGGCTTGTGGCATCGTGCTGCGCGGCGGGTTGCCCGTGCAAGTTCGCTTTCCCGAGTCCAGTTGGATGCCGCAGGGTGAGGGTGATGTGGAGGGCGATGCCGTCGCCGACCCGGCGCCAGTGCGTTTTGCGTCGCTGCTTCAGGGGCACCTGCCTGCCGCAATGATGGCGATGCAGCGCGCGGCGGGCGTTTCGCCCCGTGTACTCTGGAGCAACGCTGGCAATTTGCTGGAGTTCATCGTCGGTGAGATGCGCAAGGTGCCATCGCTGAGCGCGCGTGCCGCCAGCGACTACGCGTGGCTGTTCGATGGCGACGCCGGTTTCGGTCAGACGTCCGACAATCCGCTCTATCGCACCGTGCGTTACGTCACACCGCCTTCAACCGCCATGCCCACGCCGATGCGCGCGCGTCGTGTGTGTTGCCTGCGCTATCAGTTGGCGGGGAAGGGCACGCGATGTGACGACGCGTTGCTGTGCGGATCGTGTCCACTAATCCTGACCATGACGCCTGCGCAGCTTCAGCGGCAGTTGGCGATGCAGGCGGGTGGCGCACCGCAATAG
- the panF gene encoding pandorabactin biosynthesis N-hydroxylase PanF, with amino-acid sequence MHASTEPSTTTNTPPHSVTHDLIGVGFGPSNLALAIALEEHCGQRLGPARFLFLEKQPEFTWHGNMLLSNSRMQIAYLKDLATLRNPRSRFTFINYLHEKARLSAFINLQSHYPTRREYNDYLRWAASHFHGQCAYGETVTGIEPVLERDEVVALQVHSRNGLGETQSRRTRNVILGAGGTPHVPPVFAPLHRTSHARLFHSSQYLARVASLSETAPRRVAVVGGGQSAAEIFLDLAEQWPQAQVDLIMRGRALKPADSSPFVNEIFDPQFTDFIYAQPVEQRERILDEFRNTNYAVVDDDLIARIYDVLYQQRVGGHGHHALLSCHEIQEASADGERITLHMHERLAGRPVTQQYDVVVLATGYERRTHEALLSDLAPWLDGLEGERDYRLRTRETFRPGIYLQGYCEPTHGLSDTLLSILATRSSEIATSLLSRAPLQADAPAQTAQASRVAALAG; translated from the coding sequence ATGCACGCAAGTACCGAACCGTCCACGACGACCAACACACCCCCGCATTCCGTGACACACGACCTGATCGGCGTTGGCTTCGGCCCGTCCAATCTCGCCCTCGCCATCGCCCTCGAAGAACACTGCGGGCAGCGCCTCGGCCCCGCCCGCTTCCTGTTCCTGGAGAAGCAGCCCGAGTTCACCTGGCACGGCAACATGCTGCTCTCGAACAGCCGCATGCAGATCGCCTATCTGAAGGATCTCGCGACGCTGCGCAATCCGCGCAGTCGCTTCACCTTCATCAACTATCTGCATGAGAAAGCGCGGTTATCCGCGTTCATCAACTTGCAAAGCCACTATCCGACCCGGCGCGAGTACAACGACTATCTGCGCTGGGCCGCGTCGCACTTTCACGGGCAATGCGCCTATGGCGAAACGGTGACAGGCATCGAGCCGGTGCTGGAACGCGATGAAGTCGTGGCGTTGCAGGTGCATTCGCGCAACGGGCTAGGCGAGACGCAGTCGCGTCGCACGCGCAACGTGATTCTCGGCGCAGGCGGCACGCCCCATGTGCCGCCGGTGTTTGCCCCGCTGCATCGCACATCCCATGCGCGCTTGTTCCATTCGTCACAATATCTGGCCCGCGTGGCGTCGCTCAGCGAAACGGCACCGCGTCGGGTCGCCGTCGTCGGCGGCGGTCAGAGTGCGGCGGAAATCTTCCTCGACCTCGCGGAGCAATGGCCGCAGGCGCAGGTCGATCTCATCATGCGCGGGCGCGCCCTTAAACCCGCAGACAGCAGTCCGTTCGTCAACGAAATCTTCGATCCGCAATTCACCGACTTCATCTATGCGCAACCGGTGGAACAACGCGAACGGATTCTCGATGAGTTTCGCAATACGAACTATGCCGTGGTCGACGACGATCTGATCGCGCGCATTTACGACGTGCTGTATCAGCAGCGCGTGGGCGGACACGGCCACCACGCCTTGCTGTCGTGCCACGAGATTCAGGAGGCGAGCGCCGACGGGGAGCGCATCACGCTGCACATGCACGAGCGGCTCGCCGGACGGCCAGTGACGCAGCAGTACGACGTTGTGGTGCTGGCGACCGGTTACGAGCGCCGCACACACGAAGCCCTGTTGTCGGACCTCGCACCGTGGCTCGACGGCCTCGAGGGCGAGCGCGACTACCGTCTGCGTACCCGCGAAACCTTCCGGCCCGGCATCTATCTGCAAGGCTATTGCGAGCCGACGCACGGGCTGTCCGACACGCTGCTCTCGATTCTGGCCACGCGCTCGTCCGAAATCGCAACGTCGCTGCTCTCGCGCGCGCCGTTGCAGGCCGATGCCCCCGCCCAGACAGCCCAGGCATCGCGCGTCGCCGCACTGGCGGGATAA